The following proteins come from a genomic window of Triticum aestivum cultivar Chinese Spring chromosome 6A, IWGSC CS RefSeq v2.1, whole genome shotgun sequence:
- the LOC123129096 gene encoding acyl-CoA-binding domain-containing protein 4 gives MGMEEEEGAINGGEEGPGLAAAPHDRWVLLRPAQGSPRPSARYKHAAEVVQDKLYVVGGSRNGRSLSDVQVFDFRTSKWSALLLSPSRDSNQLNLENNAGNQPFPALASHSMVKWRNMLLVVAGNSRASTSNKVSVWFIDLETNSWSAVDTYGKVPMARGGQSVTLVGSRLIMFGGEDNKRRLLSDLHVLDLETMIWEEVKTEKGGPAPRYDHSAAVYAEHYLLIFGGSSHSTCFNDMYLLDLQTLEWSQPDTQGAHITPRSGHAGMMIDENWYIVGGGDNASGSTDTIVMNASKFVWSVVTSVSVRDPLACEGLTLCSATVDGEKFLIAFGGYNGKYNNEIFVMKPKPRNFVQPRLFQSPAAAAAAASVKAAYAVITATDEKTKDIVATDDLDVKRAEPGSSSKQMVAEIDALNGEKGELESRLAEVRSENSKLKDKLDMVKLSYGELTKELRSVENQLAAEGSRCQKLESQIAAAHKRLESASSLENELEALQQQISQAEQTMTTSQRRKSGGVWKWVGGSAEVSDNE, from the exons AtggggatggaggaggaggagggcgccaTCAACGGCGGCGAGGAGGGCCCCGGCCTCGCGGCGGCGCCGCACGACCGCTGGGTCCTGCTCCGCCCCGCCCAGGGCTCCCCCCGCCCCTCCGCCCGCTACAAG CATGCCGCGGAGGTGGTTCAAGACAAGCTGTATGTGGTCGGGGGAAGCCGGAATGGACGCTCTCTGTCGGATGTTCAG GTCTTTGATTTCAGGACATCCAAGTGGTCAGCGTTGCTGTTAAGTCCTAGTCGGGATTCAAACCAGCTGAATCTTGAAAATAATGCCGGAAACCAGCCGTTCCCAGCATTAGCAAGCCATAGTATG GTCAAGTGGAGGAATATGCTTCTGGTTGTAGCTGGGAACTCCAGAGCATCAACATCGAATAAGGTTTCAG TTTGGTTTATCGATCTGGAAACAAATAGCTGGTCTGCTGTTGATACATATGGAAAAGTCCCA ATGGCTCGAGGTGGGCAATCTGTAACACTAGTCGGTTCTCGATTAATAATGTTTGGTGGAGAGGATAATAAGAGGAGGCTTCTGAGTGATCTTCATGTACTTGACTTGGAGACAATGATTTGGGAAGAAGTTAAAACAGA AAAAGGTGGCCCAGCTCCTAGGTATGACCATTCGGCTGCTGTTTATGCTGAACATTATCTTTTAATCTTTGGCGGTTCCTCTCACTCCACATGCTTCAACGATATGTACTTACTTGACTTGCAAACT CTGGAGTGGTCTCAACCTGACACTCAAGGTGCACATATAACTCCTAGGAGTGGTCATGCTGGTATGATGATTGACGAAAATTGGTACATAGTTGGTGGTGGAGATAATGCCAGTG GTTCCACTGATACAATCGTAATGAACGCTTCCAAGTTTGTCTGGTCTGTGGTCACTAGTGTGTCAGTTCGAGATCCACTTGCTTGTGAG GGTCTCACTCTTTGTTCAGCCACAGTTGATGGCGAAAAGTTCCTAATTGCCTTTGGCGGTTACAACGGGAAGTACAACAATGAG ATCTTTGTGATGAAACCCAAGCCAAGAAACTTTGTGCAACCTCGTCTTTTCCAATCTCCAGCAGCTGCTGCCGCTGCAGCTTCTGTGAAAGCTGCCTATGCTGTAATAACTGCTACTGATGAGAAAACTAAAGATATTGTTGCTACTGATGATTTGGATGTGAAAAGAGCTGAACCTGGAAGTTCTTCCAAACAAATGGTTGCCGAAATTGATGCACTTAATGGGGAGAAAGGAGAACTAGAGTCTCGACTGGCAGAAGTTCGCAGTGAAAACTCAAAGCTAAAGGATAAACTAGATATGGTGAAGTTGTCCTATGGTGAATTAACAAAG gAACTCAGATCAGTTGAGAATCAGCTAGCTGCTGAGGGTTCAAGATGCCAGAAACTGGAG TCCCAAATTGCTGCTGCGCATAAAAGGTTGGAGTCTGCCAGTTCTCTGGAGAATGAACTGGAAGCCTTGCAGCAACAAATATCTCAGGCTGAACAAACCATGACGACTTCTCAGAGACGGAAATCTGGGGGCGTATGGAAGTGGGTGGGAGGAAGTGCAGAGGTCTCCGACAATGAATA